Genomic window (Isachenkonia alkalipeptolytica):
TTCCTTGTCCCAGTCCTTTACCATTTGATAGGCTTCATCGGGATCCCCTACAGGATCTTCATGCATAAACGTGGTAAGGGTGGTTCCGGTATATTCCCAGTAAACGTCCACTTGATCACTGTGCAGTGCAGGACGGATTACATCGGATTCTCCCAGACCAATTCGGTCTTCCACCGGGTATCCGTGGTGATCAAAAAGATCCAACAGCATGTTTCCAAGAATCATTTGTTCTGTCCAGGGCTTCGAGGCCACCGTAATAGTGGGGTTGTCCTCATCATCCTCGCCACACCCAATAAACAGGGTTGCGGTTAATAAGATCGCGATCAGAAGCAGCGACCACTTTTTAAAACTTTTTTTACTTTTCATCTTTTCATCTCCTCCTTATATTTTTTTAATCTATTGGTCAAACATTACCCGCCGTACTTTTTTCGGATCCGGCTTTGAAACAGTCCCAACAGCTGATCTAAAATAATGGCAATCGCTGCGGCGATTAAAGATCCGGCTAGAATAAACTCCGGGCTGTTCATGGCAATCCCGGTAAAAATCAGACGCCCAAGACCGCCGGCTCCGATAAGATGTGCAATAATTGCAGTTCCCACCGTAAGGATCGTTGCGGTTTGGATTCCCGCCACAATAATCGGCGTGGCTAGGGGCAATTCCACCTTGAAAAGCACTTCTCTTTTGGAAAGCCCCATACCTCTGGCGGCCTCCAGCACATCGGGATCCAGTCCCTTGATGGCAGCCACCGTATTCCTTGCTATCGGCAGCAGTGCATAAATCGACAAGGCAAAAATTGCGGGGCGTACCCCAACTCCCATAATCGGAAGGAAAATCGCAATTACCGCCAAACTAGGAACCCCTTGAGCCGTATTCAGGAAGG
Coding sequences:
- a CDS encoding ABC transporter permease; protein product: MGVERLIEIIQDQGLQLLQRHLFLVFVSLFFAIIIALPIGILVTRPPFNKKINQILSFLNTAQGVPSLAVIAIFLPIMGVGVRPAIFALSIYALLPIARNTVAAIKGLDPDVLEAARGMGLSKREVLFKVELPLATPIIVAGIQTATILTVGTAIIAHLIGAGGLGRLIFTGIAMNSPEFILAGSLIAAAIAIILDQLLGLFQSRIRKKYGG